A window from Drosophila subobscura isolate 14011-0131.10 chromosome O, UCBerk_Dsub_1.0, whole genome shotgun sequence encodes these proteins:
- the LOC117899268 gene encoding aurora kinase C has product MSHQSNNVLRPKENAMARKPEAAAAALGMQKKNLLLTKKPTSENMAPGSKLLPSVSAKAATTIAHPANKAGPGISAPAAVSKFAKPLVPTANALKKTTSEFVAPAPVTETKKTNAVAVEKAATEAAAPAASTSANSTDKEKGKTESQPPKPKKTWELNNFDIGRLLGRGKFGNVYLAREKESQFVVALKVLFKRQIGESNVEHQVRREIEIQSHLRHPHILRLYAYFHDDVRIYLILEYAPQGTLFNALQAQPSKRFDERQSATYIKSLCSALLYLHERDIIHRDIKPENLLLGHKGVLKIADFGWSVHEPNSMRMTLCGTVDYLPPEMVQGKPHTKNVDLWSLGVLCFELLVGHAPFYSKNYDETYKKILKVEYKLPEQISKAAAHLISKLLVLNPQHRLPLDQVLVHPWILAHTK; this is encoded by the exons ATGTCTCATCAGTCCAACAATGTGTTGCGTCCGAAAGAAAATGCCATGGCCAGAAAGCcggaggcagcggccgccgcACTTGgcatgcaaaagaaaaatttgTTGCTGACTAAAAAG CCGACGAGCGAGAATATGGCACCAGGCAGCAAGCTCCTTCCGTCGGTATCGGCCAAAGCGGCTACGACAATTGCACATCCAGCAAATAAAGCGGGGCCAGGAATTTCCGCCCCAGCGGCAGTGTCGAAATTTGCAAAGCCACTTGTGCCCACCGCCAATGCACTAAAGAAAACAACCTCGGAGTTTGTGGCGCCAGCTCCTGTAACAGAAACCAAGAAGACTAACGCTGTCGCAGTCGAGAAAGCAGCCACTGAAGCAGCTGCACCGGCTGCATCCACATCTGCAAACAGCACTGACAAAGAGAAAGGCAAGACTG AAAGCCAGCCCCCGAAGCCAAAGAAAACTTGGGAGCTGAACAACTTTGACATTGGTCGTCTACTGGGACGCGGAAAGTTCGGCAATGTGTACCTGGCACGCGAGAAGGAATCCCAGTTCGTTGTGGCCTTGAAGGTGCTGTTCAAGCGTCAGATTGGCGAGTCCAATGTGGAGCATCAGGTGCGCCGGGAGATCGAAATCCAATCGCATCTGCGACATCCACACATTCTGCGTTTATACGCCTACTTCCATGACGACGTGCGCATCTACTTGATCCTGGAGTATGCTCCACAGGGCACGCTCTTCAATGCGCTGCAGGCGCAGCCGTCAAAGCGCTTCGATGAACGCCAGTCGGCCACCTACATCAAGTCGCTCTGCTCGGCCCTGTTGTACCTGCACGAGCGTGACATAATCCATCGCGACATCAAGCCGGAGAATCTCCTGCTGGGCCACAAGGGTGTGCTGAAGATAGCCGATTTTGGGTGGTCAGTGCACGAGCCCAACTCGATGCGCATGACGTTGTGCGGAACTGTGGACTATCTGCCACCGGAAATGGTCCAGGGCAAGCCGCACACAAAGAACGTGGACCTGTGGAGCCTGGGTGTGCTCTGCTTTGAGCTGCTGGTGGGTCATGCCCCATTCTACTCGAAAAACTATGACGAGACCTACAAGAAGATCCTCAAGGTGGAGTACAAGCTGCCAGAGCAAATTTCCAAGGCGGCTGCTCACTTGATTTCCAAGCTGTTGGTCCTCAATCCCCAGCATCGTCTGCCCCTGGACCAGGTGTTGGTGCACCCATGGATTCTGGCGCACACAAAGTGA
- the LOC117896091 gene encoding zinc finger protein 2 homolog isoform X2, with protein MQNQVININDLSCRVCLETNEDALRLHDEIQYNELNFELWQLLETVSKVKCTWNEADMPTRLCQKCTRRLIAAYEFILDVENAQHTLQNLYLMMKDPEQMHVEVLGVCSQDEYQPVLCDTEEVAVTMDAEDAVEAVVDVQFSQAETIVEPVYTSEHLQELETGIPFEAEGVEVAQSVKAEKQEPPGGTKPRPSQLGSRLTHSQNFIFKCAICPRVFAKNDSLVRHTAVAHSQTADVAAQELANESSGSGVLTCKHCPRILKRQDTLRRHMQAFHPEEAAKDEAESTATSQRKRTAKRRECPHCGISFPTSSLTIHIRRHTGEYPYKCGQCEKAFPRSQDLSLHMRHHTGERPSECKICSKKFISQNKLSRHMRLHTGQRPYACDKCDKSFVQSNDLKIHMRRHTGERPYKCDVCGDSFVSGSLLNVHRNQKGHLATCGNLSTGETTTEDPYMNARVSKRRAEDIERMRLKRGAEDVRNQPQMSPPPIQYSPPEKPLLIYKCGVCDWTFKSGACLTIHRNNMSHYEIGKVDYGDPFSKVVKRHS; from the exons ATGCAAAATCAAGTTATTAATATTAACGATCTAAGTTGCCGTGTTTGTCTGGAGACAAACGAGGACGCCTTGCGTCTGCACGACGAGATCCAGTACAATGAGCTGAACTTTGAGTTGTGGCAACTGCTGGAAACCGTCTCCAAAGTGAAG TGCACCTGGAACGAAGCAGATATGCCGACCCGCTTGTGCCAGAAGTGTACACGCCGCCTGATAGCTGCCTATGAGTTTATCCTCGATGTGGAGAATGCGCAGCACACGCTGCAGAACTTGTATCT taTGATGAAGGATCCGGAGCAGATGCATGTGGAGGTTCTGGGAGTGTGCAGCCAGGACGAGTATCAGCCCGTCCTCTGTGACACTGAGGAGGTGGCTGTGACGATGGATGCAGAGGATGCCGTTGAAGCTGTGGTGGATGTGCAATTTTCACAAGCCGAAACGATTGTCGAGCCAGTCTATACATCAGAGCATCTACAAGAACTGGAGACGGGTATACCATTTGAGGCAGAAGGCGTGGAGGTTGCACAAAGCGTGAAAGCGGAGAAACAGGAACCTCCGGGTGGGACTAAGCCGCGTCCCTCACAGCTGGGCAGTCGGCTAACCCACTCACAGAATTTCATCTTCAAGTGTGCCATTTGCCCGCGTGTCTTTGCCAAAAATGATTCGCTCGTCCGGCACACTGCCGTTGCCCACAGTCAGACAGCCGACGTGGCCGCCCAGGAGCTGGCAAACGAGAGCAGTGGAAGCGGCGTGCTCACCTGCAAGCACTGTCCACGCATTTTGAAGCGTCAGGACACGCTGCGTCGTCACATGCAGGCATTCCATCCAGAGGAAGCGGCCAAAGATGAGGCTGAATCAACTGCCACTTCACAGCGGAAGCGCACCGCCAAGCGTCGTGAGTGCCCGCACTGTGGCATTAGTTTTCCCACCTCCAGCCTGACCATCCACATACGCCGGCACACGGGCGAGTATCCGTACAAGTGCGGCCAGTGCGAGAAGGCCTTTCCGCGCAGCCAGGATCTCAGCTTGCACATGCGACACCACACGGGCGAGAGGCCCAGCGAGTGCAAAATCTGCTCCAAGAAATTCATATCCCAGAACAAGCTGTCCCGACACATGCGCCTGCACACGGGCCAGCGTCCGTATGCCTGCGACAAGTGTGACAAAAGTTTCGTGCAATCCAACGACCTAAAGATCCACATGCGCCGCCATACAGGCGAGCGGCCGTACAAGTGTGATGTGTGCGGGGACAGCTTTGTCTCTGGATCCCTGCTGAACGTGCATCGCAATCAGAAAGGTCACCTGGCCACTTGTGGAAACCTGAGCACTGGCGAAACCACCACTGAAGATCCGTACATGAATGCACGTGTCAGCAAGCGTCGAGCGGAGGATATTGAGCGAATGCGACTGAAGCGAGGTGCGGAGGATGTACGCAACCAGCCGCAGATGTCTCCGCCGCCGATACAGTACTCGCCTCCAGAGAAGCCGCTCCTCATCTACAAGTGTGGCGTCTGTGACTGGACCTTCAAGAGCGGCGCCTGCCTAACCATTCATCGCAATAATATGTCCCACTACGAGATAGGCAAAGTGGACTACGGCGATCCATTTTCAAAGGTAGTCAAGCGGCATAGCTAA
- the LOC117896091 gene encoding zinc finger protein 2 homolog isoform X1, translating into MQNQVININDLSCRVCLETNEDALRLHDEIQYNELNFELWQLLETVSKVKCTWNEADMPTRLCQKCTRRLIAAYEFILDVENAQHTLQNLYLQQTPATTTTSMMKDPEQMHVEVLGVCSQDEYQPVLCDTEEVAVTMDAEDAVEAVVDVQFSQAETIVEPVYTSEHLQELETGIPFEAEGVEVAQSVKAEKQEPPGGTKPRPSQLGSRLTHSQNFIFKCAICPRVFAKNDSLVRHTAVAHSQTADVAAQELANESSGSGVLTCKHCPRILKRQDTLRRHMQAFHPEEAAKDEAESTATSQRKRTAKRRECPHCGISFPTSSLTIHIRRHTGEYPYKCGQCEKAFPRSQDLSLHMRHHTGERPSECKICSKKFISQNKLSRHMRLHTGQRPYACDKCDKSFVQSNDLKIHMRRHTGERPYKCDVCGDSFVSGSLLNVHRNQKGHLATCGNLSTGETTTEDPYMNARVSKRRAEDIERMRLKRGAEDVRNQPQMSPPPIQYSPPEKPLLIYKCGVCDWTFKSGACLTIHRNNMSHYEIGKVDYGDPFSKVVKRHS; encoded by the exons ATGCAAAATCAAGTTATTAATATTAACGATCTAAGTTGCCGTGTTTGTCTGGAGACAAACGAGGACGCCTTGCGTCTGCACGACGAGATCCAGTACAATGAGCTGAACTTTGAGTTGTGGCAACTGCTGGAAACCGTCTCCAAAGTGAAG TGCACCTGGAACGAAGCAGATATGCCGACCCGCTTGTGCCAGAAGTGTACACGCCGCCTGATAGCTGCCTATGAGTTTATCCTCGATGTGGAGAATGCGCAGCACACGCTGCAGAACTTGTATCTGCAGCAAACGCCagcgactacgactacgagtaTGATGAAGGATCCGGAGCAGATGCATGTGGAGGTTCTGGGAGTGTGCAGCCAGGACGAGTATCAGCCCGTCCTCTGTGACACTGAGGAGGTGGCTGTGACGATGGATGCAGAGGATGCCGTTGAAGCTGTGGTGGATGTGCAATTTTCACAAGCCGAAACGATTGTCGAGCCAGTCTATACATCAGAGCATCTACAAGAACTGGAGACGGGTATACCATTTGAGGCAGAAGGCGTGGAGGTTGCACAAAGCGTGAAAGCGGAGAAACAGGAACCTCCGGGTGGGACTAAGCCGCGTCCCTCACAGCTGGGCAGTCGGCTAACCCACTCACAGAATTTCATCTTCAAGTGTGCCATTTGCCCGCGTGTCTTTGCCAAAAATGATTCGCTCGTCCGGCACACTGCCGTTGCCCACAGTCAGACAGCCGACGTGGCCGCCCAGGAGCTGGCAAACGAGAGCAGTGGAAGCGGCGTGCTCACCTGCAAGCACTGTCCACGCATTTTGAAGCGTCAGGACACGCTGCGTCGTCACATGCAGGCATTCCATCCAGAGGAAGCGGCCAAAGATGAGGCTGAATCAACTGCCACTTCACAGCGGAAGCGCACCGCCAAGCGTCGTGAGTGCCCGCACTGTGGCATTAGTTTTCCCACCTCCAGCCTGACCATCCACATACGCCGGCACACGGGCGAGTATCCGTACAAGTGCGGCCAGTGCGAGAAGGCCTTTCCGCGCAGCCAGGATCTCAGCTTGCACATGCGACACCACACGGGCGAGAGGCCCAGCGAGTGCAAAATCTGCTCCAAGAAATTCATATCCCAGAACAAGCTGTCCCGACACATGCGCCTGCACACGGGCCAGCGTCCGTATGCCTGCGACAAGTGTGACAAAAGTTTCGTGCAATCCAACGACCTAAAGATCCACATGCGCCGCCATACAGGCGAGCGGCCGTACAAGTGTGATGTGTGCGGGGACAGCTTTGTCTCTGGATCCCTGCTGAACGTGCATCGCAATCAGAAAGGTCACCTGGCCACTTGTGGAAACCTGAGCACTGGCGAAACCACCACTGAAGATCCGTACATGAATGCACGTGTCAGCAAGCGTCGAGCGGAGGATATTGAGCGAATGCGACTGAAGCGAGGTGCGGAGGATGTACGCAACCAGCCGCAGATGTCTCCGCCGCCGATACAGTACTCGCCTCCAGAGAAGCCGCTCCTCATCTACAAGTGTGGCGTCTGTGACTGGACCTTCAAGAGCGGCGCCTGCCTAACCATTCATCGCAATAATATGTCCCACTACGAGATAGGCAAAGTGGACTACGGCGATCCATTTTCAAAGGTAGTCAAGCGGCATAGCTAA
- the LOC117896085 gene encoding arginine/serine-rich protein PNISR: MFPGGNSNADLGYNKRNHNQFMAQLPPPPPSHFVPAAAVANPLVSTGLPLTIDWAQLAQQWIHMRDTTPAGVAMPMAPPPPIIGNVSGYQQQLPQMPTLPVRPLATTTKMTRFEEHGEADMDMDDDNERGHGSETPPPAPTVTQSQWLGLGESKATVAASSNTGKPPWSLWPNKTGNASSNRTAHIPSLLKLNVSNPNEPHQQLQAQNQQQPQQTPQAHSHPHPHQHQNPHQHVLQPLPESSSGSGSMNSSASSEIDANKRKMLPAWIREGLEKMEREKQRQMERQHSSGADAEVLLQATSNVKQVSSKTLTTPVNPLNIAIVASDSEDSNAGEEETEEETAAVEPKILVGKDILNKACYRSSSASGDEEQQEHEKESKSLEDAEKADGVATGAAEAAGNGKNYEERLADLMLLVRRTLTEILLETTNEEIAAIAAETLKAHRAKASSAQVIRKSALSSITGNLGLAAYGDSSSESDEDDDDEEGARNAEASKDPDKSVQLSAEELKARIRRSKRAFERVIDDIEDRVAKQEQRDEQTLQRHRKQERERSDADKERRRTTHSNPEPPGETTAKHPTHHDKLLQFNGKRPSRKERTTRFSDNKDGKSSTANYAQIVASAPVSSSTTLTKLKPVPNLATNLLQMPEAVACMLSAAEKALSKANKSSRKSKSKRHRSSTSSSSSSSSSSSSSNGSDDSHSHSGSSKTSSSRGKSSSSRSRRTTSSRRDQRDHAGGGSSSSRSKYERRDHERERERRTRRNRTHYIGGRRNSSSSHHQHQRRPRDSSHSGDDDRRSSRHSSTRSGHASSYDHGKHRHRSRSRSKSRSTHHSNSYSSSSASHQRKRH, encoded by the exons ATGTTTCCCGGTGGAAATTCTAACGCCGATCTTGGCTACAATAAACGCAACCACAATCAGTTTATGGcccagctgccgccgccgcccccgTCTCACTTTGTTCCCGCGGCAGCCGTCGCGAATCCCTTGGTGTCCACAGGGCTTCCTCTGACCATCGATTGGGCCCAGCTCGCCCAGCAATGGATACATATGCGGGACACAACTCCGGCTGGGGTCGCTATGCCCATggcaccgccgccacccatCATTGGCAATGTGTCTGggtatcagcagcagctgccgcaaaTGCCGACGCTGCCCGTGCGCCCGCTGGCAACCACCACGAAGATGACACGTTTTGAGGAGCACGGCGAGGctgacatggacatggacgaTGACAATGAGCGAGGACATGGCAGTGAAACGCCACCGCCCGCTCCTACGGTTACGCAATCGCAGTGGCTAGGACTCGgcgaaagcaaagcaacagtAGCGGCCTCCAGCAATACGG GCAAGCCGCCATGGAGCCTGTGGCCCAACAAGACGGGCAATGCCTCTTCCAATCGCACAGCGCATATTCCCTCGTTGCTGAAGCTCAACGTGAGCAATCCCAATGAGCCGCATCAACAGCTGCAGGcacagaatcagcagcagccacagcaaacacCACAagcacattcacatccacatccacatcaacaTCAAAATCCACACCAACAtgtgctgcagccgctgccagagagcagcagcggcagtggcagcatgaacagcagtgccagcagtgAAATAGATGCCAACAAACGGAAAATGTTGCCGGCTTGGATAAG AGAGGGTCTGGAGAAAATGGAGCGCGAGAAGCAGCGACAGATGGAACGACAGCATTCCAGTGGTGCGGATGCTGAGGTACTTCTCCAAGCTACAAGCAATGTTAAGCAAGTATCTAGCAAAACACTAACAACACCTGTTAATCCATTGAACATCGCGATTGTG gccagcgacagcgaagaTTCCAATGCTGGGGAGGAGGAGACCGAGGAGGAGACGGCAGCAGTGGAACCGAAAATACTCGTAGGTAAAGATATATTGAATAAGGCTTGctacagaagcagcagcgccagcggcgatgaagagcagcaggagcatgagAAGGAGTCAAAGTCACTGGAGGATGCGGAAAAGGCAGACGGTGTGGCAACAGGGGCAGCAGAAGCCGCTGGCAATGGTAAAAACTACGAAGAAAGACTCGCGGATCTG ATGCTTTTGGTGCGTCGCACATTAACCGAAATACTGCTGGAAACGACCAACGAAGAGATTGCAGCGATTGCAGCAGAAACATTAAAAGCGCACCGCGCTAAAG CATCATCAGCCCAAGTGATTCGCAAAAGCGCCTTGTCCTCCATTACCGGCAACCTGG GTTTAGCAGCCTATGGCGATTCTTCCAGCGAAAGCGAtgaggatgacgacgatgaaGAAGGCGCGCGCAATGCAGAAGCATCAAAGGATCCAGATAAAAGCGTACAGCTCAGCGCGGAGGAGTTGAAG GCTCGCATACGACGCAGCAAACGAGCATTTGAAAGAGTCATTGATGACATTGAGGATCGCGTGgccaagcaggagcagcgcgaTGAGCAGACACTTCAGAGACATCGCAAGCAGGAACGAGAGCGTTCCGATGCTGACAAGGAAAGGCGACGTACCACCCATAGTAATCCCGAACCGCCTGGGGAGACAACAGCCAAACACCCCACCCACCATGATAAGCTGCTCCAGTTTAATG GCAAACGACCGAGTCGCAAGGAGCGCACCACTCGCTTCAGCGACAATAAGGATGGCAAAAGCTCAACGGCAAACTACGCCCAAATTGTGGCCAGTGCGCCAGTGAGCTCTAGCACGACTCTTACTAAGCTAAAGCCTGTGCCCAATTTGGCCACCAATCTGCTGCAGATGCCGGAGGCAGTGGCCTGCATGCTGAGTGCTGCAGAGAAGGCCCTGAGCAAGGCCAACAAATCGTCACGAAAGTCAAAGAGCAAGAGACATCGGTCTTCCACATCGTCTTCCTCAagcagctcgagcagcagTAGCTCTTCCAACGGCAGCGatgacagccacagccactccgGCAGTTCCAAAACTTCCAGCAGTCGcggcaagagcagcagcagccgcagccgccggaCAACAAGCAGTCGCCGCGATCAACGCGATCatgcaggcggcggcagcagcagtagtcgGAGTAAATACGAGCGCCGTGACCATGAGAGGGAACGAGAGCGTCGTACCCGGCGCAATCGAACTCATTATATCGGTGGCAggcggaacagcagcagcagccaccatcaACATCAACGACGGCCACGGGACTCGAGCCACTCTGGCGATGACGATCGACGCTCCTCGCGTCACAGCAGCACTCGCAGCGGCCATGCCAGCAGCTATGATCATGGCAAGCACAGACACCGCTCTAGATCCCGCTCCAAGTCGCGCAGCACTCACCACTCCAACTCGTACTCCTCCTCTTCCGCGTCGCATCAGCGCAAGCGCCACTAA
- the LOC117896089 gene encoding LOW QUALITY PROTEIN: ATPase family AAA domain-containing protein 3A homolog (The sequence of the model RefSeq protein was modified relative to this genomic sequence to represent the inferred CDS: inserted 1 base in 1 codon) — protein MSWLLGRNRQQPQPDPSAGGVDGADPXGKTAGGRTGDAELTRAERKAMEAYRFDSSALERAADAAKTLERSKHAREALELSKMQESTRQAEYSTKVKEYEAHIEQAKVEQRRIDHEERRKTLIEETKQQQQRAQYQDQLSRKRYEDQLVQQQRVQEENLRKQEESVQRQEAMRRQTIEHEIEMKEKNRLKLLEHELRAKARVDRENRDLNLEKIRLKAQEHRTTVMEGIKTAGSVIGAGAEAMLTDWDKVLTAAGGLSLLALGVYSAKGATGVVSRYVEARIGKPSLVGETSRFAFLDAVKHPLNYIKRLRSKPADALQGVVLNPSLEERLRDIAIATKNTRINRGLYRNVLMHGPPGTGKTMFAKKLAEHSGMDFAIMTGGDVAPMGKEGVTAIHKVFDWSHASRRGLLLFVDEADAFLRKRSSEKISEDLRAALNAFLYRTSEQNPKFMLVLASNTPEQFDYAINDRLDEMVEFTLPGLEERERLLRLYFDKYVLQPAASGARRFKLDTFDYGKTCSKMAVLCNGMSGREISKLGVSWQAAVYASEDGVLSEKMVLDRCYSAAEQHKQKMAWLSDQERADHKSITGGTVAPPLTLTANKL, from the exons ATGTCGTGGTTATTGGGCAGAAATCGTCAGCAACCGCAGCCAGATCCTTCTGCTGGCGGCGTAGATGGAGCCGATC GGGGTAAAACGGCCGGTGGGCGGACCGGCGATGCAGAGCTGACCCGTGCCGAGCGCAAGGCCATGGAGGCCTACCGCTTTGATTCATCGGCACTGGAGCGGGCCGCAGATGCTGCCAAGACCCTAGAACGCTCAA aACATGCTAGAGAGGCTTTGGAGCTGTCCAAGATGCAGGAGTCCACCCGCCAGGCGGAGTACAGCACCAAGGTGAAGGAGTACGAGGCGCACATCGAGCAGGCCAAGGTGGAGCAACGACGCATTGATCACGAGGAGCGACGCAAGACGCTGATTGAAGAgacaaagcaacagcagcagcgagcccAGTATCAGGATCAGCTGTCACGAAAGCGGTACGAGGATCAGCTGGTCCAACAGCAGCGTGTCCAGGAGGAGAATCTTCgcaagcaggaggagagcgTACAGCGGCAGGAGGCCATGCGTCGTCAGACCATCGAACATGAGATCGAGATGAAGGAGAAGAATCGcctgaagctgctggagcacgAGCTGAGGGCCAAGGCGCGCGTGGACCGTGAGAATCGTGATCTGAACTTGGAGAAGATTCGTCTGAAGGCGCAGGAGCATCGTACCACTGTGATGGAGGGCATCAA AACGGCTGGATCCGTCATTGGAGCTGGTGCCGAGGCCATGCTCACCGATTGGGACAAGGTATTGACTGCCGCTGGCGGCCTGTCGCTGCTTGCCTTGGGTGTCTACTCGGCGAAGGGGGCCACCGGCGTTGTGTCCCGCTACGTGGAGGCGCGCATTGGCAAGCCATCGCTGGTGGGCGAGACCTCGCGATTTGCCTTCCTCGATGCCGTAAAGCATCCGTTGAACTACATCAAGCGACTGCGCTCCAAGCCTGCCGATGCACTGCAGGGCGTTGTACTCAATCCGAGTCTCGAGGAACGTCTGCGTGACATTGCCATCGCCACAAAGAACACACGCATCAATCGTGGCCTCTACAGGAATGTGCTGATGCACGGCCCACCGGGTACCGGCAAGAcaatgtttgccaaaaagttgGCCGAGCACTCTGGGATGGACTTTGCCATCATGACCGGCGGCGATGTGGCGCCCATGGGCAAGGAAGGTGTCACAGCCATTCACAAAGTGTTTGATTGGTCGCATGCCTCGCGGCgcggtctgctgctgtttgtggaCGAGGCTGATGCCTTCCTGAGGAAGCGTTCGTCGGAAAAGATATCGGAGGACTTGAGGGCCGCTCTAAACGCTTTCCTGTACAGAACATCCGAGCAGAATCCCAAATTCATGCTCGTCCTGGCCTCGAACACGCCCGAACAGTTCGATTATGCCATCAACGATCGTCTGGACGAGATGGTGGAGTTCACGCTGCCCGGCCTGGAGGAGCGCGAGCGTCTGTTGCGTCTCTACTTTGACAAATATGTGCTGCAGCCGGCCGCATCTGGGGCCAGGCGCTTCAAGCTGGACACATTCGACTATGGCAAGACTTGCTCAAAGATGGCTGTGCTGTGCAATGGCATGTCTGGACGTGAGATCTCCAAACTGGGCGTTTCCTGGCAGGCAGCCGTCTACGCCTCTGAGGACGGTGTACTGTCCGAGAAAATGGTTCTGGACAGATGCTACTCGGCCGCTGAGCAGCACAAGCAAAAG ATGGCTTGGTTGTCGGATCAGGAGCGTGCTGATCATAAATCGATTACGGGCGGAACTGTTGCCCCACCTTTAACACTCACTGCCAACAAATTGTGA